The Verrucomicrobium spinosum DSM 4136 = JCM 18804 genome includes a region encoding these proteins:
- a CDS encoding NADP-dependent isocitrate dehydrogenase, with protein MSERPTIIYTKTDEAPALATYSFLPIIQAFTKHSGIAVETRDISLAGRIIANFPESLTEEQRVADALAELGALTLKAEANIIKLPNISASIPQLKAAIAELQAQGYNLPDYPADPKTDEEKTAKTKYDKIKGSAVNPVLREGNSDRRAPKAVKEYARQNPHSMGAWSADSKTSVATMGADDFFSNEKSVTVANGGAVRIEFVGEDGTTRVLKEKVALKPGEIIDGTKMSKKALVAFLEEQVAAAKEQGVLFSLHMKATMMKVSDPIIFAHGVRAYFKDVFAKHEETFSRLGVDLTNGFGDLLAKIATLPADQKAEIEADIQAAYANGPGLAMVNSDKGITNLHVPSDVIIDASMPAMIRSSGKMWDAQGKLQDTLAVIPDSSYAGVYQTTIAFCKKHGAFDPRTMGTVPNVGLMAQAAEEYGSHDKTFHIVGNGTVSVVDADGNVLIEHSVEKGDIWRMCQVKDAPVQDWVKLAVSRARATNTPAVFWLDKNRAHDAQLIQKVNQYLADHDTSGLEIHILAPAAATEFTLERLKAGQDTISVTGNVLRDYLTDLFPILELGTSAKMLSIVPLMNGGGLFETGAGGSAPKHVQQFLEENYLRWDSLGEFLALAVSLEHLSIVFGNAKAKVLADTLDAATGQFLIHDKSPSRKVGGIDNRGSHFYLALYWAQALATQNDDAELKAIFEKPAADLTANEAKIVAELGAVQGKPVDIGGYYQPNDKLANAALRPSATLNGIIEAI; from the coding sequence ATGTCTGAGCGCCCCACCATCATCTACACGAAAACCGACGAAGCACCTGCCCTGGCGACTTATTCCTTTTTGCCCATCATCCAGGCGTTTACCAAGCACTCCGGCATCGCGGTGGAGACCCGGGACATTTCGCTGGCGGGTCGCATCATCGCGAATTTCCCCGAGTCTCTCACGGAGGAGCAACGCGTCGCGGATGCCCTTGCCGAACTGGGCGCGTTGACACTGAAGGCCGAGGCCAACATCATCAAGCTTCCGAACATCAGCGCCTCCATCCCCCAGCTCAAGGCGGCCATCGCCGAGCTCCAGGCGCAGGGTTACAATCTGCCCGACTACCCGGCGGACCCCAAGACGGACGAGGAAAAGACCGCCAAGACCAAGTACGACAAGATCAAGGGCAGCGCGGTGAACCCGGTGCTGCGTGAGGGCAACTCCGACCGCCGCGCCCCCAAGGCGGTGAAGGAATACGCCCGCCAGAACCCACACTCCATGGGGGCCTGGTCTGCCGACTCAAAAACGTCGGTCGCCACCATGGGCGCGGATGATTTCTTCTCCAATGAGAAATCGGTGACCGTGGCCAACGGTGGCGCGGTGCGCATCGAGTTCGTGGGGGAAGACGGCACCACCCGGGTGCTAAAGGAGAAAGTCGCCCTGAAGCCGGGTGAGATCATCGACGGCACCAAGATGAGCAAGAAGGCGCTGGTGGCCTTTCTTGAGGAGCAAGTGGCCGCGGCCAAGGAGCAGGGCGTGCTCTTCTCCCTGCACATGAAGGCGACCATGATGAAGGTCTCTGACCCCATCATCTTTGCCCACGGTGTGCGCGCTTATTTCAAAGACGTGTTCGCCAAGCACGAAGAGACGTTCTCCAGGTTGGGCGTGGATCTGACCAACGGCTTCGGCGACCTCCTGGCAAAGATCGCCACGCTGCCAGCGGACCAGAAGGCGGAGATCGAAGCCGACATCCAGGCTGCCTATGCGAATGGCCCCGGCCTGGCGATGGTGAACTCCGACAAGGGCATCACCAACCTGCACGTGCCCAGCGATGTGATCATCGACGCCTCCATGCCGGCCATGATCCGCTCCTCCGGCAAGATGTGGGACGCCCAGGGCAAGCTACAGGACACGCTGGCCGTGATTCCTGACAGCAGCTATGCCGGCGTGTACCAGACCACGATCGCGTTCTGCAAGAAGCACGGTGCCTTTGACCCGCGCACCATGGGGACGGTGCCGAACGTCGGCCTCATGGCCCAGGCGGCCGAGGAGTACGGCTCGCATGACAAGACCTTCCACATTGTAGGGAACGGCACCGTCAGCGTCGTGGATGCGGACGGCAATGTGCTCATCGAGCACAGCGTGGAGAAGGGCGACATCTGGCGCATGTGCCAGGTGAAGGACGCCCCCGTGCAGGACTGGGTGAAGCTGGCCGTGAGCCGTGCCCGCGCCACGAACACCCCGGCGGTGTTCTGGCTGGACAAGAATCGCGCTCATGATGCGCAGTTGATCCAGAAGGTGAACCAGTATCTGGCCGATCACGACACCTCCGGATTGGAGATTCACATCCTTGCTCCCGCCGCCGCCACCGAGTTCACTCTGGAGCGCCTCAAGGCCGGGCAGGACACCATCTCCGTCACTGGCAACGTGCTGCGTGACTACCTCACGGACCTCTTCCCCATCCTGGAGCTTGGCACCAGCGCGAAGATGCTCTCCATCGTGCCGCTCATGAACGGCGGTGGCCTGTTCGAGACAGGGGCCGGCGGCTCCGCTCCCAAGCACGTGCAGCAGTTCCTGGAGGAGAACTACCTCCGCTGGGATTCCTTGGGTGAGTTCCTCGCACTCGCGGTGTCGCTGGAGCATCTGAGCATCGTCTTTGGCAACGCCAAGGCCAAGGTGCTGGCGGACACGCTGGACGCGGCCACAGGCCAGTTCCTCATTCACGACAAGTCCCCCTCCCGCAAGGTCGGCGGCATCGACAACCGCGGCAGCCACTTCTACCTCGCCCTCTACTGGGCCCAGGCCCTGGCCACCCAGAATGACGACGCCGAACTGAAAGCGATCTTCGAGAAGCCCGCTGCAGATCTCACCGCCAACGAAGCCAAGATCGTGGCCGAGCTCGGTGCCGTCCAAGGCAAGCCCGTGGACATCGGCGGCTACTACCAGCCGAATGATAAGCTGGCGAATGCAGCCCTGCGTCCCAGTGCGACGTTGAACGGGATCATCGAGGCGATTTAA
- a CDS encoding S16 family serine protease, whose product MLPRPLFPHLAPGLLAAAIALSFQPACVHGQSPTAATPTQLSAMQEADFAKWLVGTHWESERQGRVKTYWFVTPTFVIWTSGREGGHSVGFGYRVTGKGSVFWNFEPRKEASPNRMTVAEDLVSGTLNNGTDDLPLKYLGRRTPPPLENHTTATEFENWLLGQELQGGSTIAVGDDRHLTWNGERSRGEYRSIVPGVVECEWHNALDRSLLIFSPQQDSYQWYSSWGQASGPVVASASGSALPKTAMVSPRAPVPAQQGVTLKRRNASVGGLLVVPLGGSRYAGKTSRLSISALKLDYGGPASVAFNQEVGPSMTTALGEVVKFHSVRHDGALRDHRMELSFDDKYSPKDGPSAAVACALLLESLVTGVELDPGFSVTGDMNADGSVQPIGGVIAKLRGASRAGQQITAIPLKNRTSAVDLALGEGITPFLGVQLFSIGQFDEALALARRDRAPEISKAMVAYSILSDQLRSNPALLNTPAAKKTLGEIAAAAPNHVAARLLLAISEGRMPRQLSAAGSLEAVDQTVAAIKDATRLDLTTTSSLDGGEVAEVRNRLQRMRALLDSRLHPYVDAWTEWTTLADQIISRRSATTQMLAQFRAAGQRIGAEAQKLEGNSEFMEEIMK is encoded by the coding sequence ATGCTCCCGCGCCCTCTATTCCCACATCTCGCGCCAGGTTTGCTGGCTGCCGCCATCGCTCTGAGCTTCCAGCCCGCATGCGTCCACGGGCAAAGCCCCACCGCTGCGACACCCACCCAACTCTCGGCCATGCAAGAGGCGGATTTCGCCAAATGGCTGGTGGGCACCCACTGGGAATCCGAACGGCAAGGCCGGGTCAAGACCTACTGGTTCGTGACGCCGACCTTTGTGATCTGGACCTCCGGTCGTGAAGGCGGACACTCCGTGGGATTTGGTTACCGCGTGACAGGCAAAGGCTCCGTCTTCTGGAACTTCGAACCCCGCAAAGAAGCCAGCCCCAACCGGATGACGGTGGCGGAGGACCTTGTCTCTGGCACGCTAAACAACGGGACCGATGACCTGCCGCTCAAATACCTGGGCCGCCGCACGCCTCCGCCTCTGGAAAACCATACGACTGCCACGGAGTTTGAGAACTGGCTCCTGGGTCAGGAACTGCAAGGCGGCAGCACCATCGCGGTGGGCGACGACCGGCATCTGACGTGGAACGGAGAGCGGAGCCGCGGCGAGTACCGCAGCATCGTCCCCGGTGTGGTGGAGTGCGAGTGGCACAATGCGCTCGACCGGAGCCTGCTCATCTTCAGCCCGCAACAAGACAGCTACCAGTGGTACTCTTCATGGGGACAGGCTTCGGGCCCGGTGGTGGCCTCGGCCAGCGGGTCGGCCCTGCCCAAGACCGCCATGGTGAGCCCCCGCGCCCCGGTCCCTGCCCAGCAGGGGGTGACGCTCAAACGGCGCAATGCCTCCGTGGGCGGGCTGCTGGTGGTGCCACTGGGAGGCTCCCGCTACGCGGGCAAGACTTCCCGCCTTTCGATCTCCGCTTTGAAGCTGGACTATGGTGGTCCGGCCTCCGTAGCCTTCAACCAGGAAGTGGGACCGAGCATGACCACCGCTCTGGGTGAGGTGGTAAAGTTTCACTCCGTGCGGCACGATGGCGCACTGCGTGACCACCGCATGGAATTGTCCTTCGACGACAAGTACTCGCCCAAGGACGGCCCCTCTGCTGCCGTGGCCTGCGCCCTGCTGCTGGAGTCCCTGGTCACCGGGGTGGAACTCGACCCGGGCTTCTCTGTCACCGGGGACATGAACGCCGACGGGTCGGTACAGCCCATCGGTGGCGTCATCGCCAAGCTGCGCGGTGCCTCCAGAGCAGGCCAGCAGATCACCGCCATCCCATTGAAGAACCGGACCAGCGCTGTGGACCTGGCACTGGGTGAGGGCATCACTCCCTTCCTGGGGGTGCAGCTCTTCAGCATCGGCCAGTTTGACGAGGCCCTGGCACTGGCACGCAGAGATCGGGCCCCGGAGATCAGCAAGGCGATGGTGGCCTACTCGATCCTCAGCGACCAGCTTCGCAGCAACCCTGCCCTGCTCAACACCCCAGCAGCGAAGAAGACGCTGGGTGAGATCGCCGCCGCAGCCCCCAATCACGTCGCCGCCCGCCTCTTGCTCGCCATTTCTGAAGGCCGGATGCCGCGGCAGCTCAGCGCCGCCGGCTCTCTGGAGGCGGTGGACCAGACGGTGGCCGCCATCAAAGACGCCACCCGCCTGGACCTGACGACCACCAGCTCCCTGGACGGTGGCGAAGTCGCCGAAGTTCGCAACCGCCTGCAGCGCATGCGGGCACTGCTGGACAGCCGTCTGCACCCCTATGTGGATGCCTGGACGGAATGGACGACTCTGGCCGACCAGATCATCAGCCGACGCTCCGCTACGACGCAGATGCTGGCGCAGTTCAGGGCCGCGGGTCAGCGCATCGGTGCGGAGGCGCAGAAGCTGGAGGGGAACAGCGAGTTTATGGAAGAGATCATGAAGTAG
- the tig gene encoding trigger factor, translated as MNITFESQPNCRAVYRIEIPAADVQREREDVTANYARQARLPGFRPGKAPKAVVAKKYEGQIREELETALVRKGYQEATKRGDADILSVLNVRDQALHGDDHYTFTIEVSTVPRFELPEYKGIPVKLPKVEVTDADVDHDLLHLRERYQTFTDVERESKLGDYAVLQVTGSVDGKPVEEAHPDAPAYLKKIDGNWFQLSEKENFLPGFYAGLVGAKKGDTRDIAVTLPEDFPYEALRNQVVTFHTTVDAVKEGVLPELDEEFAKKLNPEWDLERVRTEVKNSIEARRQQNRENERTNQVIAHLADKLEFELPQEVVNREAQRRTNDIARNALNQGMDQSQIMDAQEQIVSAATQQARQNVKVSFILGEVAKKENLRVSEDQLRMALAQISMRQKVSPKKLLQDAKKNNLIERLREDILIENAIGFLKEHAVVEEVEANQEDCGHDHSH; from the coding sequence ATGAACATCACGTTTGAGTCCCAGCCCAACTGCCGTGCCGTCTATCGTATCGAGATCCCCGCTGCCGATGTGCAGCGTGAGCGCGAGGACGTGACGGCCAACTACGCCCGCCAGGCCCGTCTGCCCGGCTTCCGCCCCGGCAAGGCCCCCAAAGCCGTCGTCGCGAAGAAGTACGAGGGCCAGATCCGTGAAGAGCTGGAGACCGCCCTGGTTCGCAAGGGCTACCAGGAAGCGACCAAGCGCGGTGACGCAGACATCCTCAGCGTGCTGAACGTGCGGGACCAGGCCCTCCATGGTGACGACCACTACACCTTCACCATCGAGGTGAGCACGGTGCCCCGGTTCGAACTGCCGGAGTACAAGGGCATCCCGGTCAAGCTGCCGAAAGTGGAGGTGACTGATGCCGATGTGGACCACGACCTGCTCCATCTGCGTGAGCGCTACCAGACCTTCACCGATGTGGAGCGCGAGTCCAAGCTGGGTGACTACGCCGTGCTGCAAGTGACTGGCTCGGTGGATGGCAAGCCCGTGGAAGAGGCTCATCCCGATGCTCCGGCCTATCTCAAGAAGATCGACGGCAACTGGTTCCAGCTCAGCGAGAAGGAAAACTTCCTGCCCGGCTTCTACGCCGGTCTGGTGGGCGCCAAGAAGGGCGACACCCGCGACATCGCTGTGACGCTGCCCGAGGACTTCCCCTACGAAGCTCTGCGCAATCAGGTCGTCACCTTCCACACCACGGTGGACGCCGTGAAGGAAGGCGTGCTGCCTGAGCTGGACGAAGAGTTTGCCAAGAAGCTCAACCCAGAATGGGACCTGGAGCGCGTGCGCACTGAAGTGAAAAACAGCATCGAGGCCCGCCGCCAGCAGAACCGCGAAAACGAGCGCACCAACCAGGTGATCGCCCACCTTGCTGACAAGCTTGAGTTCGAGCTTCCCCAGGAAGTGGTGAACCGCGAGGCCCAGCGCCGCACGAATGACATCGCCCGCAACGCGCTGAACCAGGGCATGGACCAGAGCCAGATCATGGACGCCCAGGAGCAGATCGTGAGCGCAGCGACCCAGCAGGCCCGCCAGAACGTGAAGGTGAGCTTCATCCTTGGCGAAGTGGCCAAAAAGGAAAATCTCCGCGTGAGCGAAGACCAGCTCCGCATGGCGCTGGCCCAGATCTCCATGCGCCAGAAGGTGAGTCCCAAGAAACTCCTGCAGGACGCCAAAAAGAACAACCTCATCGAGCGCCTCCGCGAGGACATCCTGATTGAGAACGCCATCGGCTTCCTCAAGGAGCACGCCGTGGTGGAAGAAGTGGAAGCGAACCAGGAAGACTGCGGTCACGACCACAGCCACTGA
- a CDS encoding type III pantothenate kinase, whose product MSPYLLIDVGNGRTKFGLATSDAILEQRDTPTSLLVADTARALATVLTGWTHGLVVVSSVVPAATERLQAHFGSQMLNLRHDIPLGIGIRYPKPESIGADRLANAVALAALHGAPGIVIDFGTAVTFDIVEADAAYVGGVIAPGLRLMTDYLHERTALLPQVELREPDSAIGKSTVGAILAGAAIGYRGMVHGILEKLREEMGHPEPLHVVATGGDAAWIASRLPEIAHVEGDLTLHGLRIVANLHTRQSA is encoded by the coding sequence ATGTCACCTTACCTGCTCATCGATGTCGGCAATGGTCGCACGAAGTTTGGCCTCGCCACGTCCGACGCCATCCTGGAGCAGCGAGACACGCCCACCTCCCTGCTGGTGGCAGACACCGCCCGAGCCCTGGCGACGGTGCTGACTGGCTGGACCCACGGCCTCGTGGTCGTTTCCTCCGTCGTACCCGCCGCCACGGAGCGGCTCCAGGCACACTTTGGCAGCCAGATGCTGAACCTGCGCCACGACATCCCGCTGGGCATCGGCATCCGCTATCCCAAGCCAGAATCCATCGGTGCCGATCGTCTGGCCAATGCCGTAGCCCTCGCCGCCCTGCATGGGGCCCCGGGCATTGTCATCGATTTCGGCACCGCGGTGACGTTCGACATCGTGGAAGCAGACGCTGCCTACGTGGGCGGGGTCATCGCCCCGGGCCTGCGGCTCATGACCGACTATCTGCATGAGCGCACCGCCCTGCTCCCCCAGGTGGAGCTGCGGGAGCCGGACTCCGCCATCGGCAAGTCCACTGTGGGTGCCATCCTCGCGGGGGCCGCCATCGGCTACCGCGGCATGGTGCACGGCATCCTGGAGAAGCTCCGTGAGGAGATGGGCCATCCCGAGCCCCTGCACGTGGTGGCCACCGGGGGAGATGCGGCATGGATCGCGTCACGCCTGCCAGAGATCGCCCATGTAGAGGGTGACCTCACCCTGCACGGACTGCGGATCGTGGCCAATCTGCACACCCGGCAGTCCGCCTGA
- a CDS encoding ROK family protein encodes MSDSAPVAVGVDFGGTSIKLGVCRGADLLEVDEPIPTQGHDGPVALIRVIADRIAKLQERHPEICAVGVGVPGLVDFDNGFVHVLTNVPGWKEVPLKKILCEMTGLPTVVENDANAMAYAEWRYGAGQGLRNVVALTLGTGVGGGLILNNELYRGSQFSAGEIGQMSVHYQGVHGHYGNLGALEKYVGNNQIAEYAVKVFAQAGFGKTVADCTPRAIAEAAQAGDSVAIQIWHDIAEWLGTALASVAWLLNPDAFVIGGGVAQAGPLLFEPLQKKMQSMLSTVVWEGLKILPAKFSNEAGIIGNAALAGDSVP; translated from the coding sequence ATGAGTGATTCGGCTCCTGTCGCCGTTGGCGTGGACTTCGGTGGCACTTCCATCAAGCTGGGCGTGTGTCGTGGGGCCGATCTTCTGGAAGTGGATGAGCCGATCCCCACGCAGGGACATGACGGCCCGGTGGCTCTCATCCGGGTCATCGCCGACCGCATCGCCAAGCTCCAGGAGCGCCACCCGGAGATCTGCGCCGTGGGCGTGGGCGTGCCCGGGCTGGTGGACTTTGACAACGGGTTCGTGCATGTGCTGACCAACGTGCCCGGCTGGAAGGAAGTGCCGCTGAAGAAGATCCTCTGCGAGATGACCGGCCTCCCCACCGTGGTGGAGAACGACGCCAATGCCATGGCCTATGCGGAGTGGCGCTACGGCGCGGGCCAGGGCCTGCGCAATGTGGTGGCCCTCACCCTCGGCACCGGCGTGGGCGGCGGCCTCATCCTGAACAACGAGCTCTACCGCGGCAGCCAGTTCTCCGCTGGCGAGATCGGCCAGATGAGCGTCCACTACCAGGGCGTGCACGGCCACTACGGCAACTTGGGCGCACTTGAGAAGTATGTGGGCAACAACCAGATCGCCGAGTACGCGGTAAAGGTCTTCGCCCAGGCGGGTTTCGGCAAGACGGTGGCAGATTGCACCCCTCGCGCCATCGCAGAGGCCGCCCAAGCCGGCGATTCCGTGGCCATCCAGATCTGGCATGACATCGCCGAGTGGCTCGGCACCGCCCTGGCCAGTGTGGCCTGGCTGCTGAACCCGGATGCTTTCGTCATCGGCGGCGGTGTGGCCCAGGCGGGCCCCCTGCTTTTTGAGCCGCTCCAGAAGAAGATGCAGTCCATGCTTTCCACCGTCGTATGGGAAGGCTTGAAGATCCTCCCGGCCAAGTTCAGCAACGAAGCGGGCATCATCGGCAACGCTGCGCTCGCAGGCGACTCCGTGCCCTGA
- a CDS encoding serine/threonine-protein kinase, with product MNLDLQDADDPFRLGRFEPPPIEELNGLIPDFEFVSLIDRGGMGAVYQARQKALGRMVAVKLLPPALRNRRVFAERFLREARILAKLSHRHIVSIYDYGEIPGGGSMFYAMEYVKGTNLRHLMRKGEMTPRQMLTIVTQICDALQYSHHKGVIHRDVKPANILIDEQGNVKVADFGLAKKLGLDADGQGLTSASDALGTPDYIAPEAMTRDQHVDHRADIYSLGVMLYEMLTGSVPRGVGWDPPSRAAGADARLDGVVRKALQTNPNRRFQQVSDVTRALEGVLKTGPIKQADRGPFSRVDAGAVTRPYSHLLAPGPLPPVHRRVKAWGGGVIALFMLIASGKLAMDGKLMQFFSPGPTPMPFQPEDTAAPPPASMQARQRSLAEWVINHGGMVNITPATSKVSLKPDASSLETPVGRPMGDRADIRDTANLPKGEFEVWRVSVAQCDKFNDEDMAALIRHSEHVDTLNNLNLHGAQISPSSLALLIKVAPHLTHLRLTNTMAFTEDSVHFLKACTNLTHLFITTSESDPMNLDVAEDMRLVQKLQEFLPNCRIAVE from the coding sequence ATGAACCTAGACCTACAGGACGCGGACGACCCATTCCGACTAGGCAGATTCGAGCCCCCTCCGATCGAGGAGCTCAACGGATTGATCCCGGACTTCGAGTTTGTCAGCTTGATCGACCGGGGCGGAATGGGGGCGGTATATCAGGCCAGGCAGAAAGCTCTGGGCCGCATGGTGGCAGTGAAATTGCTGCCCCCCGCCCTGCGCAACCGCCGCGTCTTCGCAGAGCGTTTCCTGCGTGAGGCCCGCATCCTGGCGAAGCTGAGCCACCGGCACATCGTCTCCATCTACGACTATGGCGAGATCCCCGGCGGCGGCAGCATGTTCTACGCGATGGAGTACGTGAAGGGGACGAATCTGCGCCACCTCATGCGCAAGGGGGAGATGACACCCAGGCAGATGCTCACCATCGTGACCCAGATTTGCGATGCGCTCCAGTACTCCCACCACAAGGGCGTCATTCATCGGGACGTCAAACCCGCCAACATCCTCATCGACGAACAGGGAAATGTGAAGGTGGCGGATTTCGGGCTGGCCAAGAAACTCGGGCTGGATGCCGACGGGCAGGGTCTCACCTCCGCCAGTGATGCCCTGGGCACGCCAGACTACATCGCGCCAGAGGCGATGACTCGAGACCAGCATGTGGACCACCGTGCCGACATCTACTCCCTGGGGGTGATGCTCTATGAAATGCTCACTGGCAGCGTGCCCCGCGGTGTAGGCTGGGATCCGCCCTCCCGTGCTGCCGGAGCAGATGCGCGACTGGATGGGGTGGTCCGCAAGGCACTCCAGACCAACCCCAACAGACGCTTCCAGCAGGTGAGCGATGTAACGCGGGCCCTGGAAGGCGTGCTGAAAACCGGCCCCATCAAGCAGGCGGACCGCGGGCCTTTTTCCCGGGTGGATGCGGGTGCGGTGACCCGGCCTTACTCGCACCTGCTCGCACCCGGCCCGCTGCCACCCGTCCACCGCCGCGTCAAGGCATGGGGTGGCGGCGTGATCGCGCTCTTCATGCTCATCGCCAGCGGGAAACTAGCCATGGATGGCAAGCTCATGCAGTTCTTCTCCCCCGGGCCCACTCCCATGCCCTTCCAGCCGGAGGACACTGCTGCGCCTCCTCCGGCGAGCATGCAGGCCCGGCAGCGATCCCTGGCGGAGTGGGTCATCAACCACGGCGGGATGGTCAACATCACCCCCGCAACCTCCAAAGTCAGCCTGAAGCCTGATGCCTCCAGTCTGGAAACACCAGTCGGCCGCCCGATGGGGGACAGGGCTGACATCCGCGACACCGCCAACCTCCCCAAGGGCGAATTCGAAGTCTGGCGGGTGAGCGTGGCACAGTGCGACAAGTTCAACGACGAAGATATGGCCGCGCTGATCAGGCACAGCGAGCATGTTGACACCCTCAACAATCTCAATCTGCACGGCGCGCAGATCTCTCCCTCCAGCCTCGCGCTCCTCATCAAGGTGGCCCCTCACCTGACCCATCTGCGCCTGACCAACACCATGGCGTTTACCGAGGACAGCGTTCATTTCTTGAAGGCGTGCACCAACCTCACGCATCTTTTTATCACTACTTCCGAGTCGGATCCCATGAATCTGGACGTAGCTGAAGACATGCGATTGGTACAGAAGTTGCAGGAATTTCTGCCAAACTGCCGCATTGCTGTGGAGTAA
- a CDS encoding glycosyltransferase family 4 protein, which translates to MKNANHLLTEGRRVRRPALPAKLKARAITLPLPQKTPGASTPTPLHAAMPTVMAVVPSGTSFFRRLFSFGSTPKAMLSIGAVRSSAHGKKGRVLWIGDAVVPTGFGTVTHSMLEHLCQDWDVVVSGVNYNGSPHSHPYTILPACQGGDMWGIDHFRELCARHKPDAVIINNDWWNVAAFLREAPAGVPVIAYMPVDGANLNPAVVPQLNQLAAAVWYTSFGHREAVNAGFRGPRHIIPHGLDTRRFRPVDRSVARRLLELPVPENAFIVGNVNRNQPRKRLDLTLQYFAHWVQQHQVPDAYLLLHCAKQDVGWDLDSVARYYGIGNRLLFTGGGHIRESVDSSMLPLIYSAMDVQVSTTLGEGWGLTTMEGMACGVPQIVPDWAALGEWATPAVKVPCPTTLVHPEINTVGAVADKDAFVTSLQSLYADADRRGQLSQQSLRFARQSRFHWDVIAQQMEKVLEQVIQSRARKSPPASRRRALALA; encoded by the coding sequence ATGAAGAACGCCAACCACCTACTAACCGAGGGTCGTCGTGTCCGTCGCCCGGCCCTGCCCGCCAAACTAAAAGCACGTGCGATCACCCTGCCCCTGCCGCAGAAGACGCCCGGTGCCAGCACCCCGACCCCGCTCCATGCAGCGATGCCGACGGTGATGGCGGTGGTGCCCAGTGGCACCAGTTTTTTCCGCAGGTTGTTCTCCTTCGGCTCCACGCCCAAGGCCATGCTGAGCATCGGGGCAGTCCGCTCCAGCGCCCACGGCAAGAAAGGCCGCGTCCTCTGGATCGGTGATGCCGTGGTCCCCACCGGCTTCGGCACCGTGACCCACTCCATGCTGGAGCATCTCTGCCAGGACTGGGACGTGGTGGTCTCCGGTGTGAACTACAACGGCAGCCCCCACTCCCACCCCTACACCATCCTGCCCGCCTGTCAGGGCGGCGACATGTGGGGCATCGATCATTTCCGCGAACTCTGCGCCCGGCACAAGCCGGACGCCGTCATCATCAACAATGACTGGTGGAACGTCGCAGCCTTCCTCAGGGAGGCCCCGGCTGGCGTGCCCGTCATTGCCTACATGCCTGTTGACGGCGCGAACCTCAACCCCGCCGTGGTCCCGCAGCTCAACCAGCTGGCCGCAGCTGTGTGGTACACCAGCTTCGGCCACCGCGAGGCGGTGAACGCCGGGTTCCGCGGCCCCCGGCATATCATCCCCCACGGCCTGGACACCCGCCGGTTCCGCCCGGTGGACCGCAGCGTCGCGCGTCGCCTCCTTGAGCTTCCCGTGCCGGAGAACGCCTTCATCGTGGGCAACGTCAACCGCAACCAGCCTCGCAAGCGGCTGGATCTGACCCTCCAATACTTCGCCCACTGGGTGCAGCAGCACCAGGTGCCGGATGCGTACCTGCTCCTGCATTGCGCCAAGCAGGACGTCGGCTGGGATCTGGACAGCGTGGCCCGCTACTACGGAATCGGCAACCGCCTCCTCTTCACCGGCGGCGGACATATCCGGGAGAGCGTTGACTCCTCAATGCTGCCGCTCATCTACAGCGCCATGGACGTCCAGGTCTCCACCACGCTCGGCGAGGGCTGGGGACTCACCACCATGGAGGGCATGGCCTGCGGCGTGCCCCAGATCGTGCCCGACTGGGCCGCCCTGGGCGAGTGGGCCACCCCTGCCGTCAAGGTACCCTGCCCCACCACCCTCGTGCATCCGGAGATCAACACCGTGGGTGCTGTGGCCGACAAGGACGCCTTCGTCACCTCCCTCCAGAGCCTCTACGCCGATGCCGACCGTCGTGGCCAGCTCTCCCAGCAGAGCCTGCGTTTTGCGCGCCAGAGCCGTTTCCACTGGGACGTCATCGCGCAGCAGATGGAGAAGGTGCTGGAACAGGTCATTCAGTCCAGAGCGAGGAAATCACCCCCGGCCTCACGACGTCGCGCCCTGGCGCTCGCATGA